Part of the Bacillus sp. THAF10 genome is shown below.
AATACGAAGTACGTATCCTCCTTCATTTTAGCAAAAAAATTATAAAATGCAAGGGTCTCTTTAGTTATGTCATTTTTAGGAAAGGGTACTACTCACATGGAATTGCCTGAAAACCATGTAAAAAACTGATTCCCATTACTAACTAATGGTTTGGCTTGGTAGAGGCCGTGCAGGGATTCCTAGTATATTTTACTAGTAGATACCGAGAGTCTGCTAACCTTCAATGAGTTCCTATTCACTTATTGGGGGAAGGTGAGAACGACCTTAAAGGTTCGGGTGGTAGCCATTAGTACTACGGTGCTAGGGAATATACTCAGCTAGTCGCATAGGGATGGCTTTATGTGGACAAGCCTTGTTAAAGGGTATGTACGGTGAAAACTGTTAAGTGAATAGGGACTATACATACGGATACCTGATGAAGCAACGCATGGCAAAAAGATAGTCACTTATCCTCTCTATACTCGCTAAAGTTATTTCTTACTTTTCGAGAGTAGGGGATAAGTCTGTCTACCAGCCATTTCCTAACTTCGCTTCAGCATGATAAAAATCAAAAGCATAGTCAAGTACACCTATCAATAAAAGTGAAAAAATTAGTGGAACTGTAATTATTAAAAACTACAAAATCATTATAGATAACATTTGTTTTTGGAGGATAGCATATGAGTGATAATAAAACTAAAGGCAAGAATAAGAAGATTTGGGGATCTAATAAAAGTAAAAGGAACAAAAAGAAAAAGAATACCGAAAGAAAAAGACCTAAAGAGGTTAGAGGTTTGTCTAGGAATGCAAGAGCTGCAAACAATAAGAGGTGGAATGACTGGCGAGAGACAGATGGAGTGATAGGTGTTGTTACGGTAACGAATATTAAAGATTTAAAGGAATAGACTACTTCCCCTTGGAGGTAGTCATTTTTTGTTTATCAAAAATTCATGTCCTAAATAGATTTAATTTTGCAAGTACCACAAAGAGACGTTGAACAAATTAAAATGGTGCTTGTTTAGGGAGAATTGGACATATAACATATTCAAAAATAGAAATGATGAGTGTCCTTTTTTCAATTCCTTTTGCAAGTACATCAATGAGTCTAATAATTAGACTACACTTTAAAAAGGATGCTGAGAAAAATGATAAGAATAAAAAGTAGTGATGTTACTTGTAAGGGGAATGTAAGTGCAAACTTTATATCTGTTCCTGATGATATATTTAACTATATTGAATTAGGGTTAATTACTGGGAATGACTTGACAGTTTTTATTAAGTTACTTGATTTATATAATTTGGATTATGGTTATGCTTATCCAACAATAGACCAATTGGAAGTTATGACTAAATTGTCTAGATCTACCTTAACAGAGTCTCTGAAAAAACTAGAGTATGTTGGTTTAATAAAAAAAGCTAAAGGAAGAAAGGGGAATAATGTATATGGAGTTTATAAACCGTTAAAGAAAGATGAATTATATGAACAAGTACCTGACCTGCTATTAAAACTTGAAAAAAAAAGAAGAAGAAAGAACTAAATGCTGAATCAGATAAAATTCGCTTACAAGAATATATTAAATCTAAACAAAGTCTCACAACTGACATTCAAGCAACAAGAGTTTTTCCGAGGAATCGAGGGATAGTTCATGATTACCAACGCATTTAACGTAAAGTTAACGGATAGAGATGTATATAAAATTCTATATCTAAACCATGTGAAAGAAGTACCCCCTCATCAGCTAGAAACAATGTTTCCTGTCACGAAAAAAACTATTAGCAAGATTGTGAATGGAAAAAGTCGAAAAGATTGCTATGCCGTGTTTATCAAATATAAAGACACTCACAAAAATGAATTTATAAAGTTACTTGATTAACAGAGTTATCTTATGTGCCTAACCACATTGAAAATACTGACTTTGTAGGTTCTTAAAATCACACATGTAGATGATTATTGTATAGAGTATTAAACTTAAACACTTATAGTATAAAAATAGAATTATGGTAGTACAGAATTTGAACGTTATACAAATTTACTTATACAGATTTACTTATACAGATTTACATTACTGTTCTAAAGAACAGAACCTATCAAAGAAAATCTAATATATATTAGGTAGTAATAAAGAAAGTATATTTACCACGACAGTACAAATTTTATACTATTACGGCTGCTGACATCCTTTGTATTAAATGGATAAAGGTAGCCATTTTTTTAATTCTTATTTGTAAACTTATACTATAATATAAGTAAAAGTAATGGAAGGGGGAAGAAAATTGAAGGGTTTAGCATATTTTATGATAGTTGTTTCAATAGGTGCTTTAGTAATCATATCTCAAGAGTATCCTCCTTATATTACAGGTATTGGAACAGTAGTTATTTTGTATCTAACTTACAATTTAAGATTAACTGATAAGTTATCCAAAAGTGATATTATAACCAACTATGTTAAGTCTTTACCGAATGGAAATTATAATAACGTGTTAAGAAGTGATGTTAAGAAGTTGCAGAAAGAATTACAACTATATTATCGGAAAAGTTATAGTTTCCTGGTTGTTCATCAGGCAATATCATTTTCAATTGCAGATAAATTTAAGGTAAATACAATACATAATAGTCCCAAAAACGACCTGAGTATAGATAGTATGAGTGGTCAGGACTTTGAATTGTTGTTAAAAAGGCATTTTGAAGGTGAAGGGTTTAAAGTAACACTTACACCTCTTTCTGGAGATCAAGGTGTAGATTTAATATTGCAAAAGGACTGGAGAAGGATAGCTGTACAATGCAAAAGGTATAGTATGAAAAATCGTGTAGGTAATTCAGCAATCCAGGAAGTTGCTACGGGTAAACTATATTATGATTGTACTGAATGCTGGGTGATCACTACGTCCTACTTTACAAGTCATGCTAGAAACCTTGCGGATAAGGTTGGGGTAAGGTTAATCGATAGAGATATTCTATTTAAAATGGTGAACAATAGAAAGCAAATAATTTAAGATAGGGATTAACCCCCTTGATATAGCAAAGTTTATAGAGGTTATTAAGCACATATGTAGGTGATTATTAAAGGGGGAGACTTTGGGTGGCTGCGATCTTCCTTAATTAGCTTTATATACGTTTAGGAAGTATTTCCGGCGATTCTTGATATTTATTTTTAATTTGTTTATCCATAAAGAATAGGAAGTATTTTAAATTACTTTTAAGTAGTGATTAACCCACAAAAAAAGATGATTATTCCATCTATAACCTAAGTAAACATTCCTACCTAAAAAACCGCCACCTAGCATTATTTATGTGCAAATTTGGTCTAATATTTTTTTTGCTTATAGATGAAATTCACTGATAGCAAAGGCGGTAAACGGTGTTTTAGGAGTCACGAGGCTGGGTGTATGCACAATTGAACAATAAAATAAGACGACACCTATTATAGTGCCATCCACATCGTTCAAGCTTCCAGATCAAGTTTCTGCTTAGAGTATTCCTTTATAATTTCCTCAACTAAAAATTCTGTGTTAAATCTCTTAGGATTTTCCAAATATAAATCTATACAAACTTTTGTTATTTCCCCTAACGCTAATCGTTTTCTACTACCATCATCCAAATTAAAGCTTTTATAAGTTGACATCACTTTAACCTATCTCTTTTACTTTAGTGTAAATAGTAGAACGTGGCACACCAGTCATTTTTACAATATCATTCACACTTAACCCATTATTAGTCCTGTCTGAATACAACCTTAAAGCCTGTAGAACGTCTTTATCGTCTCTTCCTTTACGTCCCATATGCTTCCCCTGTGCCTTTGCACGTTCACGACCTTCACGAGTTCTATCATTGATTAAATCCCTTTCAAACTCTGCAATAGCACCTAACATGGTAAACATTAGCTTTCCTGATGGGGTAGTGAAGTCTATTTGTTCCTTAATGAA
Proteins encoded:
- a CDS encoding restriction endonuclease; this translates as MKGLAYFMIVVSIGALVIISQEYPPYITGIGTVVILYLTYNLRLTDKLSKSDIITNYVKSLPNGNYNNVLRSDVKKLQKELQLYYRKSYSFLVVHQAISFSIADKFKVNTIHNSPKNDLSIDSMSGQDFELLLKRHFEGEGFKVTLTPLSGDQGVDLILQKDWRRIAVQCKRYSMKNRVGNSAIQEVATGKLYYDCTECWVITTSYFTSHARNLADKVGVRLIDRDILFKMVNNRKQII
- a CDS encoding transcriptional regulator; protein product: MIRIKSSDVTCKGNVSANFISVPDDIFNYIELGLITGNDLTVFIKLLDLYNLDYGYAYPTIDQLEVMTKLSRSTLTESLKKLEYVGLIKKAKGRKGNNVYGVYKPLKKDELYEQVPDLLLKLEKKRRRKN
- a CDS encoding recombinase family protein; its protein translation is MSLIGYGRVSTNDQDLSLQEEKLKEYGCDKIFMEKQSGAKSDREELAKALDYLREGDKLVIYKLDRLARSTFDLHKIANELQDRKVGLVFIKEQIDFTTPSGKLMFTMLGAIAEFERDLINDRTREGRERAKAQGKHMGRKGRDDKDVLQALRLYSDRTNNGLSVNDIVKMTGVPRSTIYTKVKEIG